In Notamacropus eugenii isolate mMacEug1 chromosome 1, mMacEug1.pri_v2, whole genome shotgun sequence, one genomic interval encodes:
- the BMPR1A gene encoding bone morphogenetic protein receptor type-1A, whose amino-acid sequence MTQLSIYITFLGAYLLVIFYVQGQNPDSRFLHGTEMKSDQNQKKEENGVTLAPEDTLPFLKCHCSGHCPDDAINNTCITNGHCFAIIEEDDQGETTLASGCMKYEGSDFQCKDSPKAQLRRTIECCRTNLCNQYLQPTLPPVVIGPFFDGSVRWLAVLVSMAVCVIAMIIFFSCFCYKHYCKRIARSRCYNRDLEQDEAFIPVGESLKDLIDQSQSSGSGSGLPLLVQRTIAKQIQMVRQVGKGRYGEVWMGKWRGEKVAVKVFFTTEEASWFRETEIYQTVLMRHENILGFIAADIKGTGSWTQLYLITDYHENGSLYDFLKCTTLDTRALLKLAYSAACGLCHLHTEIYGTQGKPAIAHRDLKSKNILIKKNGSCCIADLGLAVKFNSDTNEVDVPLNTRVGTKRYMAPEVLDESLNKNHFQPYIMADIYSFGLIMWEMARRCVTGGIAEEYQLPYYNMVPHDPSYEDMREVVCVKRLRPIVSNRWNSDECLRAILKLMSECWAHNPASRLTALRIKKTLAKMVESQDVKI is encoded by the exons GACAGAATCCAGATAGTAGATTCCTTCATGGTACAGAAATGAAGTCAGACCAAAatcagaaaaaggaggaaaatggagTAACCTTAGCACCAGAGGATACTTTGCCTTTTTTGAAGTGTCACTGTTCAGGACATTGCCCTGATGATGCTATTAATAACACATGCAT aACTAATGGTCATTGCTTTGCCATCATAGAAGAAGATGATCAAGGAGAAACTACATTAGCTTCAGGCTGTATGAAGTATGAAGGTTCAGATTTTCAGTGCAAG gattCACCAAAAGCTCAACTGCGGAGGACAATTGAATGTTGCCGAACCAATTTGTGTAACCAATATTTGCAGCCTACACTACCCCCTGTTGTTATAG GTCCATTTTTTGATGGCAGTGTTCGTTGGCTAGCTGTCCTTGTCTCCATGGCTGTGTGTGTAATTGCTATGATCATCTTCTTCAGCTGCTTTTGTTACAA GCACTATTGCAAAAGAATAGCAAGAAGCCGTTGCTATAATCGTGACCTAGAACAAGATGAAGCTTTTATACCAGTTGGAGAGTCATTGAAAGACCTTATTGACCAGTCACAAAGTTCTGGCAGTGGATCTGGACTGCCTTTGCTG GTTCAACGAACTATTGCCAAGCAGATTCAGATGGTTCGGCAGGTGGGAAAGGGTCGCTATGGAGAGGTGtggatggggaaatggaggggtGAAAAGGTGGCAGTTAAAGTGTTCTTCACCACTGAAGAGGCCAGTTGGTTTCGGGAAACGGAGATCTATCAAACTGTTCTAATGCGTCATGAGAATATCCTTG GTTTTATCGCGGCTGACATCAAGGGCACAGGCTCTTGGACACAGTTGTACTTGATCACTGACTACCATGAAAACGGATCTTTGTATGACTTCCTGAAATGTACCACTCTGGACACTAGGGCCTTACTCAAGTTGGCGTATTCAGCTGCTTGTGGTCTGTGTCATCTCCACACAGAGATTTATGGTACCCAAGGAAAGCCAGCAATTGCCCACCGAGAcctgaaaagcaaaaatatccTGATCAAGAAAAATGGGAGTTGTTGTATTGCTGACTTGGGCCTCGCTGTGAAATTTAACAG tgatACAAATGAAGTTGATGTCCCTTTGAACACTCGAGTAGGTACAAAGCGTTACATGGCCCCAGAAGTGCTTGATGAAAGTCTAAATAAAAATCACTTTCAGCCATACATCATGGCTGACATCTATAGCTTTGGACTGATCATGTGGGAGATGGCTCGTCGCTGTGTCACAGGTG GCATTGCAGAAGAGTACCAACTGCCCTACTACAATATGGTACCTCATGATCCTTCCTACGAAGATATGCGTGAGGTTGTATGTGTTAAGCGACTGCGCCCCATCGTGTCCAACCGATGGAATAGTGATGAA TGTCTGAGAGCTATCTTGAAGCTAATGTCAGAATGCTGGGCCCATAACCCTGCTTCAAGACTTACCGCATTGAGGATCAAGAAGACACTTGCCAAGATGGTTGAATCCCAAGATGTAAAGATTTGA